CTCGCCGACCTCGACCGCCTCGGAACGTGGTCGGCGGAAAACCCCGACACCCGCCCGTACCTCCTGCTCGACATCCGCATCTCCCCTTCGGTCATCGCCCCGTACCAGCAGGAGATCATCCGCGTGAACTCCTGACGCGCAGCATCCCGCCACGCATCATCCCGCCACGCAGCATCCCGCCACGCAGCATCCCGACCGCCACCACGTCGAGACACCGCGATCTCGCCGAGCGACCCCGTAAATGGGCGCAAACAACGGGGTGGGTCGGCGAGAACCCGGGGTCTCGACGAAGGGGGGGTCAGGCGGGGGATGCCGGGAGGAGGTGCGCGGCGAAGAACGACGCCAGCTCCGACGTCGCCGTGAGCGGCAGGACCGCGGCGACGTACTGGTCGGGGCGCACCACGACCACGACGCCGTCGCGCGACAGCGACCGCTCCTCGAAGATGTCGGTCGTCGTCCAGGCGCTCGGGGCAGCGGCGAAGACCTTCTCCCAGTCCGTCAGCCCGAGTGGTCCGCTCGCGGGCCGGAAGATCGCGGGAACGGATGCCACGTCCACCTCGTCGTACCCCTGCTGGTAGACGACCTTGACGTCGAACACCGCGTCGATGTCGGCCTCCGCGGGCGTGTGTCGACGCACGGGCGACTCGTCCGACGACGAGAGCCACGTCGCCCACTCATCGAGGGCGGATCCCGTGGCATCCGCGAACGCGTAGATCCGCCACCGCCCGTCGGCCCGGGCATGGTGGCCGAGGTGCACGCGGTTGCCGTCGGCGACAAGCACGACCTCGGAGCTCTTGAACCGCTTCCCGACCGGGAAGCCCTCCGCGAGCGCCTGGTACTCGCCACCACCCACGATCGCCGACGGGCCGTACTGCGTCATGAACCCCGAGGGGAATTCCGCCGTCGCGAGGTAGTACGTCGCGAGATCCTGCGGGTCGGAGATCTCCTCGGGCTTCCGCGCCATGAGCGAGGACCACTCCTTGTCGAAGTCGATGAGCTGCTGCGCGACCGGCTTCCGTTCGGCCGTGTAGGTCTTGAGGAGCGACGCGGGACTCCGGCCGGTCAGGACCGAGCCGAGCTTCCACCCGAGGTTGAACCCGTCCTGCATGGAGACGTTCATCCCCTGCCCCGCCTTCGCGGAGTGGGTGTGGCACGCGTCGCCCGTCAGGAAGACGCGGGGATCGCGGTCGGACCCGTCTCCCGCGTCGTCGAAGCCATCGGTCACCCGGTGGCCGACCTCGTAGACGCTGTGCCACGCGACCTCCTTCACATCCAAGGAGTACGGATGCAGGATGTCGTTCGCCTTCGCGATGATCGCCTCGATCGGCGTCTGGCGGACCCGGTGATCGTCGTCGGCGGCGACCTCTCCGAGATCGACGTAGATGCGCGAGAGGTAGCCGCCTTCACGCGGAATGTGGAGGATGTTCCCCGCCGTCGAATTGATGGCGCACTTCGTCCGCCAGTCGGGGAAGTCGGTGTTGACGAGGACGTCCATGACCCCCCACGCGTGGAGTGACACGCCGCCCACGTGCACGCGGCCGATCGCCTCGCGCACGCCGCTGCGGGCACCGTCGCATCCGACGACGTAGGCGGCCCGGATCGTCCGCTCTTCGCCGGCACGCGCTCCGAGGGCATGGCGCACCCGCACGTCGACGCCGTCGTCCTCCACCGTGAGACCGAGGAACTCGACGCCGTAGTCGGGCACGATACGGCCGGGCCCGTCGGCGGCGGCTTCGGCGAAGTAGTCGAGCACGCGTGCCTGATTGACGATGAGGTGCGGGAACTCGCTGATGTTGAGCGCGTAGTCCTCCGTGCGGGTCGTCCGGATGATGTTGCGCGGATTCTCCGGGTCGGGCCCCCAGAAGTTCATATACGCGATGTTGTAGGCCTCCGCGACGATCCGCTCGGCGAACCCGAAGGCCTGGAACGTCTCGACGCTGCGCGGCTGGATGCCGTCGGCCTGACCGAGCGGCAACCGTCCCTCGCGACGCTCGATGATGCGCGTCGTGAGCTCGGGGTACTGCGACAGCTGCGCGGCCAGCAGCATCCCCGCGGGGCCCGAGCCCACGATGAGCACGTCGACGACGTCGGGGAGCTCCGTCGGGCGGTCGACGCCCGTGCCCGCGGCGGGCTGCACGCGAGGGTCCCTCGAGACGTACCCGTGGTGATGGAACTGCATGAGACCTCCCGGTCGGAATCGACGTTACGCCTGGGCGCGGCCGTAGATGGGGCTCGCGGACTGCTCCTCCTCGTGGTCCGGACCGAGGGGGATGCCCGAGCGATCGCGGAGCAGGAGCGACCCGACGAGGCCGAGGGCGACCATCCCCGCGAGGTACCACGTGACAGCCATCGTCCCGCCCGTCGCCTGCACGAGCGCCTGCGCGATGGTCGGAGCAAAGGCACCGCCGAGGATCGCGCCGATCGCATACGAGATCGATACTCCGGAGAAGCGGATGGATGCCGGGAACAGCTCCGTGTACAGCGCCGCCTGAGGTCCGTACGTGAAACCGAGGCCGACCGTGAGGATGATGAGCCCGAGTGCGAGGAGCATGACGTTGCCCGTGTTGACGAGCGGGAAGACGGCGAAGACGCCGACGAAGAGCGCGATCCAGCCGATGATGTAGGTCGTCCGGCGGCCGATCAGATCGGAGAGCCAGCCCGCGATCCACGTGAAGACGAGCCACGTGACGGCGGAAAGGGTCACGGCTCCCAGGACATCGGCGGTCGTCAGTCCGACAGGGCCCGCGGGGTCGGTCGCGTAACGCTGGATGTATCCACCCGTCGTCATGTAGCCGACGGCGTTGTTGCCCGCGAAGACGAGCGCCGCGAGCAGCACGAGGAGTGCGTGGCGCTTGAAGAGCTGGACGATCGGCATCCGTGTCTGCTGCTTGCGCTCGGCGAGCTCGACGAAGACGGGGCTCTCCTCGACGCGGCGACGGATGTAGTAACCGACGAGGATCAGCACGAACGAGAGGAGGAACGGAACGCGCCAGCCCCACTCGAGGAACGCCTCGCCGGGGGCGATGACCGCCATGAGGCCCATGATGCCCGACGCGAGGAGCAGGCCGAGCGGAACACCGATCTGGGGCGAGGCGCCGAAGAGCCCGCGCTTTCCCTTCGGTGCGTGCTCGACCGCCATGAGGACCGCCCCGCCCCACTCGCCACCGGCCGAGATGCCCTGCAGGATGCGCAGGACGATGAGGAGGATGGGCGCGGCGATGCCGATCGCGGCGTATGTCGGGAGGAGACCCACGAGCGTCGTCGCAACGCCCATGAGGATGAGTGTGAGCATCAGCACGAGGCGGCGTCCGTACTTGTCGCCCAGGTGGCCCGCGAGGAATGCGCCGAGCGGGCGGAAGAGGAAGCTGATGCCGACCGTGATGAACGCGAGGATCTGAGCGAAGCCCGTGCCTGCCGGTTCGAAGAAGAGCGTCGCGAAGACGAGGGCGGCCGCCTGCGCGTAGATGAAGAAGTCGTACCACTCGACCGTCGTGCCGACGACGGTCGCGAAGACGACGCGGCGGCGATCCTTGTGGGTTGCGATGGTTCCCGTAGGGGTGAATCCCACGGGGGACTGCGGTGCGCTCATGAGGTGACTCCTTCGTCGTCCGACATCTCTGTGCGGTTCTCGGGCGGCTCCAGGGGATGCTTGCCCGATGCCGACCGATCATATACGATTTCGGATACGACGCAAGAGCGAGGGGGCTCATGAACGACTCGACCACGGTGGATCCGCGTTTCGCGGGGCTGCCCGGCCGTCCCGGCAAGATCATCGCGATCCACCTGAGTTACGCCTCACGTGCCGATCAGCGGGGGCGCAGGCCGCAGCATCCGTCCTACTTCCTGAAGCCCTCGAGCTCCGTCGCCGCGACGGACGGTACGGTCGAGCGCCCAGCCGGCACCGAGCTGCTCGCCTTCGAGGGCGAGATCGCGCTCGTGATCGGCGCCACCGCTCGCCGCGTCGACGAGGCCGACGCGTGGCGCACGTCGCG
This genomic stretch from Microbacterium sp. SLBN-146 harbors:
- a CDS encoding FAD-dependent monooxygenase, with the translated sequence MQFHHHGYVSRDPRVQPAAGTGVDRPTELPDVVDVLIVGSGPAGMLLAAQLSQYPELTTRIIERREGRLPLGQADGIQPRSVETFQAFGFAERIVAEAYNIAYMNFWGPDPENPRNIIRTTRTEDYALNISEFPHLIVNQARVLDYFAEAAADGPGRIVPDYGVEFLGLTVEDDGVDVRVRHALGARAGEERTIRAAYVVGCDGARSGVREAIGRVHVGGVSLHAWGVMDVLVNTDFPDWRTKCAINSTAGNILHIPREGGYLSRIYVDLGEVAADDDHRVRQTPIEAIIAKANDILHPYSLDVKEVAWHSVYEVGHRVTDGFDDAGDGSDRDPRVFLTGDACHTHSAKAGQGMNVSMQDGFNLGWKLGSVLTGRSPASLLKTYTAERKPVAQQLIDFDKEWSSLMARKPEEISDPQDLATYYLATAEFPSGFMTQYGPSAIVGGGEYQALAEGFPVGKRFKSSEVVLVADGNRVHLGHHARADGRWRIYAFADATGSALDEWATWLSSSDESPVRRHTPAEADIDAVFDVKVVYQQGYDEVDVASVPAIFRPASGPLGLTDWEKVFAAAPSAWTTTDIFEERSLSRDGVVVVVRPDQYVAAVLPLTATSELASFFAAHLLPASPA
- a CDS encoding MFS transporter, whose amino-acid sequence is MSAPQSPVGFTPTGTIATHKDRRRVVFATVVGTTVEWYDFFIYAQAAALVFATLFFEPAGTGFAQILAFITVGISFLFRPLGAFLAGHLGDKYGRRLVLMLTLILMGVATTLVGLLPTYAAIGIAAPILLIVLRILQGISAGGEWGGAVLMAVEHAPKGKRGLFGASPQIGVPLGLLLASGIMGLMAVIAPGEAFLEWGWRVPFLLSFVLILVGYYIRRRVEESPVFVELAERKQQTRMPIVQLFKRHALLVLLAALVFAGNNAVGYMTTGGYIQRYATDPAGPVGLTTADVLGAVTLSAVTWLVFTWIAGWLSDLIGRRTTYIIGWIALFVGVFAVFPLVNTGNVMLLALGLIILTVGLGFTYGPQAALYTELFPASIRFSGVSISYAIGAILGGAFAPTIAQALVQATGGTMAVTWYLAGMVALGLVGSLLLRDRSGIPLGPDHEEEQSASPIYGRAQA
- a CDS encoding fumarylacetoacetate hydrolase family protein; translated protein: MNDSTTVDPRFAGLPGRPGKIIAIHLSYASRADQRGRRPQHPSYFLKPSSSVAATDGTVERPAGTELLAFEGEIALVIGATARRVDEADAWRTSR